A stretch of DNA from Streptomyces rubradiris:
GTAGACGCCGTCGGCGGGGATGGCGGTGTGCGGGAGCGTCTCGACGTTGGCCGTCGGGAAGCCCAGTTCCCGGCCGCGCTGGGCGCCGCGGACGACGACGCCCTCCACGCGGTGCGGGCGGCCCAGGATCTCGCGGGCGCCCGCGACATCGCCCTCGGCGACCAGGCGGCGGGTCAGTGTGGAGGAGAACGGCTCGCCGCCGCCCGCCTCGCCGGTGACGTAGAGGTCGACGACGTCCACCTCGAAGTCGTAGGTCTTGCCCTGCTCGGCGAGGAACTCGACGTTGCCGGCGGCCTTGTGGCCGAAGCGGAAGTTGGGGCCCTCCACGACCGCCTTGGCGTGCAACTTGTCCACCAGCACCTTCACCACGAAGTCGGCGGGCGACAACTTGGAGAACTCGGTGGTGAACGGCAGGACGAGGGCCGCGTCGACACCCAGCTCGGCCATCAGCTCGGCGCGGCGGTGGTGCGGGGCGAGCAGCGGGGGGTGG
This window harbors:
- a CDS encoding bifunctional riboflavin kinase/FAD synthetase; this translates as MQRWRGLEDIPQDWGRSVVTIGSYDGVHRGHQLIIKHAVDRARELGVPAVVVTFDPHPSEVVRPGSHPPLLAPHHRRAELMAELGVDAALVLPFTTEFSKLSPADFVVKVLVDKLHAKAVVEGPNFRFGHKAAGNVEFLAEQGKTYDFEVDVVDLYVTGEAGGGEPFSSTLTRRLVAEGDVAGAREILGRPHRVEGVVVRGAQRGRELGFPTANVETLPHTAIPADGVYAGFLHAQGEAMPAAISVGTNPQFDGTERTVEAYAIDRVGLDLYGLHVAVDFLAYVRGQAKFESLEALLEQMAVDVQRCREIVAAEG